The following is a genomic window from Myxococcales bacterium.
GTGCCGCCCCCTCAGCGCATTAAAAGATGAAATCAAAGAAAAAAATTATGTAAACGAACTGAGCGCAGCCTTGATCGGTTCATGCACCAACAGTTCTTACGAGGACATTGGCAGAGCGGCATCAATTGCTACTGAAGCCAACAAACTTGGCCTAAAAGCTAAAATTCCCTTTTACATCACTCCTGGATCGGAAACAGTTTATCAAACAGTGAGCAAAGCTGGATTTTTAGAACCACTGCAGCAAATTGGAGGCACTGTGCTTGCCAATGCGTGCGGTCCTTGTATTGGACAATGGGCGCGTGACGATATCAAAAAAGGTGAAATCAATTCCATTGTAAGTTCATACAATCGAAATTTTCCTGGCCGTAACGATGGCAACCGAGAAACCCTATCCTTTTTAAGCAGCCCTGAAGTGGTCGTAGCTATGGCTCTATCGGGAAAATTAGAATTTGATCCCGAAAAAGATACGCTCACAACTCCGGATCAAAAAAGTGTTCGTCTTTCTATTCCTCATAGTCCTGCTCTTCCCAAAGAAGGATTTGATCTGCAAAGTTCAGGTTTCATCAAACCCCCACATGATGGGAGTCAAATAGAAATTGCTATTGATAAAAACTCAGAGCGTTTAGCGCTACTGACTCCTTTTGTACCATGGGATGGTAAAGATTTTATTGATATGCCGGTATTACTTAAAGCTAAAGGAAAATGCACGACTGATCATATTTCTCAAGCCGGCCCTTGGCTTAAGTATCGAGGCCACTTAGATAAAATCTCCAATAATACCTATATCGGAGCTATCAACGCATTTACTTCTACTCCAGGTACTGGGCTCAACGTAGTAGAAAAAAGTTCTCAAGAAATTATCCTTCCCGATCTGGCCAGAGAGTACAAAGCCAAAAACATTGGGTGGACTGTAATCGGAGATGAAAATTTCGGAGAAGGATCGAGCCGGGAGCATGCAGCTATGCAGCCTCGCCATTTAGGATGTAAAGCAATCATTGCTCGGAGTTTTGCTCGTATTCATGAAACAAATCTAAAAAAACAAGGCATTTTGCCTCTCACTTTCAACGATAAAAATGATTATGAAAAAATCAAGGCAGATGATCGCATCAGCATTGTATCTCTTGCTGAGCTTTCAGTAGGAAACAACGTAAAGGTTAAAATCCAACACAGCGATGGTAGTATCGAAGAGATCTTAACCAATCATACTATGTCACCTGCACAGATAGAGTGGTTTAAAGCAGGCTCTGCGCTCAATCATCTTGCAAAAAATTGTTAGATGAAAACTGCGTGACTTAATTCTAAGAGTGTGGTGCTTTATCAAAAAGCACCATGCATTTTTTTGAGAAAATTAGTTATTTGAAGCTACAAAATAAAAAAACTTCTGAATAAGTTTCCGATAATAACCTTCAATTCCAAGAAATCTAGCAATATAAAAAAAGGAAAAAAATGGGTTTATTAAAAGCTTTATTAATTCCAGGAAACGGCGGTGGCGGGCCCAAAGATAACTGGTTTCCATTCTTGGCCAAAGAGCTTCCCCGGTTCGGTATCGATGTAATAGCAGAGGAATTTCCTGACAATATCTTAGCACGTGCGCGATTTTGGCTTCCCCATATAAAGGCTTTGGGCGCAGATGAAAATACCATCTTGATTGGCCATTCATCTGGGGCAATTGCCGCCATGCGCTACGCCGAAAATAATAAAATTTTAGGCTCAGCATTGGTTGGTGCATATCATACTCATCTCAATATGGATGCAGAAATTCAAAGCGGATATTTTGATCAGGAATGGAATTTTGAGGCCATTAAAGAAAACCAGCAATGGATCGGAATCTTTGCAGGAAAGGATGATCCTTGGATTCCTGTACAGGAGGCGAGATTTCTCAATGACCGCCTTGATGCCTTTTATTTTGAATTCCCCAATGCTGGCCATTTTGGCAGTGACTACGATAAAAAAAGTTTCGAAGAGCTTCTTTGTTTCATCAAAGTTCGAACACAAAAATAATTATTTTTCAAAAATGAAAAAGAGATAAAATTATATTTCGATATTCAATAATAAGATGTCACTTTTTTGTAGATGCATTTAAGAGTTTTTTGCAAAACTCAATCATTTTTTTTATTTTAAGAAATCAACAGTCTTTGAGGATTTCAAGTGAATTCAATTTTTTCATCTGAAATCCCAAACTTTATCAAATCTTTCCGATCAAGATTTAAATTTTTATATTTCATCAGGCAAAAATGATTCTTCATTCATCGGGTGAACAATAACAAACATTCCAATCATTCTATAAATTTCTGTGCCATCAGCTTCAGTTCTAACAAATTTACGATAGGTACTCGGGTCTTTGCCAAATTTTTTTGCTTCTTCTCTCACTGCATTGTCAAGCGCCTCACTATTATAGTGAGTGATAGGTTTTGCAGGATCCTGTGGCTGTTCTGGTTCTTTGGGTTGCGTTGGTTGTTTACTATTTTGTTGATCGTCAGCTATTGGCACTGCTAGCTCTTCTTCGTTATCAGTAATGTCTTCGATAATGACTCCAGGCTGTTTTGGGTTTCCCTCTGAGCTTAGCGCCTTCGCATCAGCAGTCATCGTAGTTTCACTTTCAGATGGAGTTTTTTCCTCTTTATGTGTAATCCCGCAAGAAATTGAAACCAAAACTACCGTTGCGAAAATACCAATGCATAACCTAATCATATTTTTTCCTTTTTTAAGTTTATTTTTCGATACTCCGATTTTTTTTTCGCAGCATCCGCCAAATGTCGGATGCAATAAAAGTTACACCGATTTTAATCTCTTCGAACACCAACCCTGAGGAGGTATTCATGAAAATCGGTGTAAAATCTATTCAGATATGTTTGTTTTTTCTTCTTTGCTCTTCACTCATGGCCATGCCCAAACCAGACCTAACCACCCTTCCTTGCCCTGAAGAAATTGAAGATAATGATCTTAGCTTAGTATCAGAAGCATTAAAACTTCAGGTGTATCAAGATTCCGATGATGCCAATCTCTATTACTATCTTCCACCCTTTCACGTTCGGCAATATAATGAAGGCGCTGCAACAGTAGCGCCATATAAATACAACATTGAAAATTTTGCTGAGGCGCGAATGAAAGTCGCCGACTACGAAAGCAGACGACAAAATTATTCGCAAGAAGAATTATCCAAGCTTGAGGAAAAAGTCCGAGATAATCGAAAATATGTTAGAGATGCACATGATAAATTAGAACATGCAATAGAAACAGGTAAAGATGAGTTGATCGCGTTGAGAAAAAAATCTCTTGCCGATGAAGAAAATTATCTTGCAGAAAGCACTGCTGCGCTCGAGGAGCTACAAAACAAAATCGCCGAGGGCATCTACGTGCTCCCCTTTGGCATGGGTAGAGCATACTTTGATGATGCTTTGCATAACATCTCTGCAATGGGATCAAACTTTAGTTATTCAGACTCAAAAGATATTCAAGTCCTTTCTAGAGAATTTGACATTGAACTCAGTCGGCTTGCAAACTCATACGGTGGCTACATGTCATTTAATATCTATGGCGGATTTACTAAAAAGCAGCTTGAAGCTTTGATACTCTATCGTACGAAATATCTTCCTGGAGTGAAAATAGTTCTCCTCCCCACTGAAGAATTACAATTCTTTCCTTTGACCGAATGGCAAAAAGAATCTGGCGAGGAAAGTGGCAGACTCAGCCGAATGTTTCGTAGCATCAAGGGGATGGGTGACTATCTTGGCGCTAACATCACTATAGATACAACTATTACAGGAGCCTCTGGCCTTGCCAACCATCTTGGTACTTTTATTCCTCCACTGGGAGTAAAGGCCATATTCAAGCAAAAACTCCATCCAGCAAAAGCTGTTCTCACTTGCGATTTTAGTAACGCCTTTTCTATCAAGGGGCGAACTGATATCAGGGATGGTTTGGTAATTTACGACAATGATATTACCCAAGTTTTAGATGCAAAAGATGACAGTTCGGGTGAACTGTGTAGCATAGAATACATAAGTGGCGATCCTCAATCAGCTCGATTCGAGGCCCTAAGAGAAATCGAACGCACATTTGATCAATATGCTATAAAAAGAACACAGCTTTCCAGAGAAGAAAAAAACCAATACTTACACAAAATGCAAAAAGACATCAGCAGAAATCGTGTGGTTCCTAATCGCAAATCTTTATGGTCCAAACTTGTGTCTTATATTTGGTGGGGTGAAAGATTATATGAAGCTGTTTCTTCTGCAGCGAGCTTTTACTGGCACACAGATATCAGAAATGTCGAAAATATTTCTCGGGTAAAATTCACGAAGAAAATTTCTATCAATGGTAGCGTGACTGTTGCTCGCCCTGCGGCTATTGATCTATGCCTTTTTTACAACAGCGAAATCGGAGCTTATGATCGCTGCACCAATAAAGAAACTGATACTGCTAAGCCTATGATGCAATCAATTGCTCATGCACAACAATCAAGCTCATGCCTCAACGAATTCAATCCTATAAGATGTGGCGAAAAAAGAGATGCATCTGGAGAGAGTTTAGGAAGAAAAGTCACCTCATGGGCACAGGATGACATAACTCCAGACGATATCTAACGGGCAGAGTCTAAGACTCAATACGCATGAAAATGCTTTGACCAATATGTTTTGAACATGAAGGTCAGAGCATTTTTTTATTTATTTAAAATCTTCTCTATTAACAACAACAATAGATTAGAGCAAAGTACAAAAGTTAGATATGGCGCCAGAATACAGCAATTAAACTCAGATATTCTTTGACATCCCGCGCAAATAAACTGACGATTTTAAGCACTTTCAAGATAGTTTGTAGGAACTGTACCTTCAATGCTAAAATATTTTTCAATCATAATACACTGGTATTACCATACTTAAAAACTATTGCCCTGGTAGAAAACATGGAAGTAACACGAAGCAAGAGCATGAGCATAAATGCTCTTTTATCTATGTTGTTGATTGGAGCCTGCACTCTCAATAAACCTTTACCTACAACATATGAATCTCAGGTCGATCTAATTATTGTCGGAGCTGGAATTGCGGGACTGACAGCTGCAAAACAAATGCAAGAAGCTAAAAAAAGTTTTCTTGTTCTTGAAGCACAAGATCGAATCGGAGGCAGAACTATTGTCAATAAAGACTTTTTGATACCCATTGATTTAGGAGCCGCATGGTTTCATGGAGTAGAAGATAATCCTTTAGTGCAGATAGCCGATAAGATGGGTTTCAAGAGAGTAGATACAAATTTAAGTGGTCCCATTTACATTGCTAATAGAAAAGCCTCTAAACTTGAGACAGATGCTTGTGAAAAAATCTACGAACAGCTTGAAAAAGCCATGGACAAACAGATTGAATCAGGACGAGATGTTCCTATAAGCGCGCTTTTACCCAAAGATAAAAAATGTGCCGATTTGGTAGCTTCAAATATTGGTCCTTTCGAAAATGGTGCCGAGATTGAAAAAGTTTCAAGTATTGCTGCCGGCCTTTTTGAAACAGGTAACGATGATTTCATTAAAGAAGGGCTTGGCACATTTGTGGAAAGCTTTGGCAAAAATGTTCCTGTAAGACTTAACTCTATTGTAAATAAAATTGAATATGGTCCAAGCGGCGTGCGAGTCAGTCTGATGAGCGGCGAGAAATTTTTTGCTCGCCGGGTACTTGTAACCGTTTCTACCGGCGTGCTTGCTTCAGGAACAATTTATTTTGATCCCCCCCTACCAAACTGGAAACAAGAAGCTATCAAAAAACTTCCTATGGGCCTGCTCAATAAAGTTGTTTTGCAATTTAAAAAAGATATCTTTGAGGATACGCCGAAAAATTCATGGGTACTATGGGATGGCCCGGGCAATGATAATGTCGCCTTCGTGATTCGCCCTTTCGATACTCCTATTGCAGTAGCATTTTACGGCGGTGAACAAGCCAAAAATTTTGAGCAAGATGATGCAGCTGCAATTGATCATGCTAAAAGAGTTTTAGAAAAAATGTACGGTAGTAAGGTTGAGATAGAACTGGAAAAATCTGCTCTAACAAAATGGGGAAAAAATCCCTGGAGTTTAGGCGCATATTCGTATGTGACCCCAGGAGCATCTACCACCCATAACACTTTACTAAAGCCCGTGGATGAACGACTATTTTTTTCTGGTGAAGCTTGTTCTTCACCTAAGCACAATGGCACTGTGCACGGGGCCTATGAGTCAAGCATACGTGCGAGCAAATTATTTTTGCGTAGTTTAGCTGAATAAATTTATTTCGGGTGTGCCTGTGAATTTTACTTAAAAATTTTTGGGCACTTTTTAATGCATAGGTATTTTTAGGTTGACAGAAAAAATCATAGACCGATTTACCATCAAATGCTTAGATGCTTAGTCCCGAACTGTAATGGCTTATCTTAAGAGCAAAGGCTATGAACATAATCCAATAACCTGTCGTTCTTGGATGTTTATTGCAATGGCAAGGAACATGCTACGACGGATCAACAAAGCCATACCCTCTATTCAGGGAATATTATTTAAGTTTTACTGCTTAAGTGACGGAATTATAAAAATTAAAGGGAGATAAGTTTGAAAAAACTATTTATTTGTCTTTTAATGATAGTTCATCATGCTTTTATAAAAGCTGTAAATGAAGAAGAATCGTCTTTAAAAGAAAACAAAAAATCTGAACATTCACTTCAACCCAATTCCCCGGAAGATTCGCTAAATATTTTTTTTAAGAGCTGCCCTAAATTGAGCTTTGCTTCTGAAAAGAGCGTTAAAAAAAAAGAAAAAATTCAGAACAACTTTTAGATCTTTATAAAGGTACGAAGTTAGTATATCAGCCCCCTAACTCTGAACGTTCTTTACAACAAAGCAGCAAAAGACAACAAAAAGAAGAACGTATCCAACTTTATTCTTTTTTCTACTTAAAATCTTTATGCATTTGCACAACACTTAAAGTTTGTCCTTATGATTATGTCGCTAATCTGGTCAAAACAGAGAAAAAAAACTGGATAATAATTAAAAATTTCACTAGAGAAAGCACAAACTTTGGTAGAGATTTAAACTATTTGCGCCGTATTTTTTACCATAAGACTAAAGAAGAACTTGCTCGTTTAGTTCATGATAATTTAGATTTTTTGAAAAATCCTCGTAATAATCATGAACAATTTTCGCTTTTATACCAAAATCTGCGAGAGGATAATTTTTTTGAGACTCACAAAAAACACCAAAAACTTTCTAAGAAATTTCATAATGAGCAAAAATCTTACCTACTCTTCCTCAAAAAAATTTTGCTACCCATAGTGATTACAGCGCCTCAAGAAGTGAAGGATTATTTTAACACCTTAGTAAAACTTTCCGAATACGACTATCAAAAAAATGGCAGTGACTACGAAAAAAAAATAAGCTTTGGCCCCAGGGAACTTTATTTTTCTGTGTTCATTCTTTATGTTTTAAGCCCGGTTTATAAAGACTTTGAAACATTTGAGTTGATGCCTGATACTGTGATTTGTTTAGAGGCTGAAAAAAAAGCCATGAAGAAAAACCAAAATAAGCGCCCCAAAAACTTAAAAAGTAAAAAGGGAAAAAAATTTATTCACGTTGTAGTGAAAGAAATAAGAAAAATAAAAGATGAAAACCTCAAAGAAAAAAGCATACAATTACAAAAGCTTCTACTGAAAAGCTTTAATTTAAGCAGCGAGCAAAAAGACTTTTCGGGATATAAAGATTTTGTGGGCGCCTTTTATAATATGCTAGAGGATGAAGACGCTCAAATTTTTAAAGAGCTTAATGAGCTCAAAAAATCTATCATAAAAATTTTTTACGACGTTAATTCTCTGTCTAGAATTGACATATTAGACTAAGAGAAATTCATTTTAAATCCCAACAATTCTAAAAATGGTTCTGTCGCAACTACAAATGAATTTGTTGAACAGACTTCTATCGTGCCCTCTATAACAAATTGAGTTTTTTCGAGAACGAGGTTTGAGGGCAGGGCATGACCGCTTATTTACCACTTTTTGTCCATGCTATTAGCCTTTTGGTATAGAGCATTATTTCACCGATGGCTGGGGCGGACGTGAACGCTAGATCAGCACAGAGCAGCTATCAATGGAAAAGGCGAATAGGGAGGATGCATCTTACTCTGTGCACAAGAATCAAGCGCCTGATGGAAAAACTACTGCTTTTCAAAGTCTGAAAGAATGCGCGATATCGTTATAGGTCTATTTATCAATGCACATGATTTTTGCCCCGCTATATGATTTCAACATTTTATGTACATAATCCACCGATATATCATCTATCGTCTCCAATTATGGATATGGCAGACTCTACAACGTCCCATACATATGAAAGCTCAGCGTCTGTGATGCAAAAGGGTGGCATGATGTAGACTATATTTCCAATCGGTCGTAAAAAGACACCGTGCTTCATGCAGTATGATGAAATAAGCTGCGAAGCAGATGAGAGATAACCGTCACGTCCATGCAATTCTAATATGGCGATAGTGCCACACATTCGCTTTTCTTTTATCAATGAACTCTTAATATTTTCTATTCGATGGCGGTGCAGTTGCTCAATCGAAGATACGCTTTTCTCAACACTATCTCCCATGAGCTGTAAATTCGCAGCTGCAGCAGCGCAACTAAGGGGATTCGCAGTAAATGTATGGCCATGAAAAAAGGTCCTTGCTTTATCATCATGCCAAAATTGCTGAAATACTTTGTCGTGACATAGCGTAAGTGAAAGCGGCAAAAATCCGCCAGTGAGGCCTTTGGATAGACACAAAATATCAGGCACAAAATTGAGCGCTTCAAATGCAAAGCGGTATCCTGTTCGATAAAATCCAGTCATCACTTCGTCAAAAATTACCAAGATGCCTTTTGCACGTGCAGCCTTAAGTACGTCGGTTGAACCATTATCAGAAAAAAATGCAGCGACAAATTCTTCGGGAAGCATATGGCTAAGCTCATCTAACAATGCACGTGCTGGCGCATGAGTGAAATTAGCAAACACAATTTGGTCAAGTCTTTCAGCCGCTACCTTTACCGCATTAACAATATGAGGGTGGCAATGACCATGCGTAATAACCCACCACGACGCAATTGCATCAATGTAACGCTTGCCATTTCTATCAAATAAAAGACTATCCTTTGCCTTTACAATTTCGATGGGCTCACTCGCTGATTTCAAATGGGTAAAAGGACGAAAACTAGCGAGTGTACGATTCATATGAGTCTAACCTTTGTACAAGTAATTCAAGCCATTCATGAAAACATTCTTCCTCATAGGCGAGATAGAAATATTGCTTGGCTTCAAGTGCGGGATCCAAGTCAATGAGCATGCACTTGATTGTTTGAAGATGACGCTCTTCTTGATTGATGATCGGGCTTAGTTGAAACATTTCACGCTTCTTTAATTGATTTTGATATGCACCATAGAGTTTAAGTGCGCGAGTTTCGATCAGATATGAAGTAAGCAAATAGGCATAACGTGTACTTGATGCTTGCTCAGAACTTTTGGCATCAATTTTTTGAAAATAGTTTTTTGCAGCATGCTTTTCAAGCATACACGCTGCTGAAAAATTGCTGACATCAAGTGTGAATTTTTTTCGCGCAATTTTCTTAAGAATGAGTGCATGACGAATTTCCTCAGCCATATGCTCAAGCACCGAATAGTCAACGTCTTCTTCCCACTGGCTCTTCATCATCTTGCGCGCACCAACATACTCCAGATAGCTAAGGGTATTCAGCCAAAGTGCGTGCAGTTTATCGTTACTAATAATACGATCCAAAATATCATCAATCATCAAATCAACTCCCAGGACAGATTTTTTATATCGCTATAGTGAAAGGTTGAGATACAAGTTCGATTTTGCAGGTCCATTTGATTGAGCGAGTTTGGCTTGCCAAACAATATGATGCACGAAATGGGAATACGCCTGTCCTCAAGCGCATTCACACTTTGTAGGGTATGAGTTAAGGTCCCGAGCTCTGAGCGCGCAACTAATATGGTCGTGAGTTTCAAAAACGCAATGAGATCAACAATGGTTTCACTTTCGTTGATCGGACTTAAAACACCACCAGCGCCTTCAACAATCAAACGGCCTTTGTTGATTTTTTCGCTGACGGATATACGAGAAATTTCGATTCTTCTTCCTTCAGCTTGTGCTGCTTGGTTTGGAGAAAGAGGACTCGTTAATAGATAGTCCTCATCAAAGACACGTTCTGAACCTATAAGGGATCGTATCAGATCGGAATCCGTCGGAGAACCAGACTGAATTGGCTTAAAATAATTCGCTCCGAACTTAAGAGTCAGTAAGGCTGATACCATGGTTTTTCCCACGTCAGTTCCAGTACCTGTGACAAAGCGCGTGTGATTCATAAAATACCTTCGAGTTCTTTCTGTAAACGATCGATTTGCTCGCTCGTATTGCCACTATGAAGCGTGATACGCAGCTGCACACGATCTTTTGGCACAGATGGATAGCGAAAAACGGCAATATCGAAGCCATTTTGAGCCATATGTTCCCGGATAAAAAGCGCGCATTGATCGTTGTTCACTGAAACGGATATAATAGGACTCTTAGTTTTAAGAATGCCACGTGCATGCGCGATGTTTTCAAATAGACGTTCTCGGAGAACTGACTCATTTTGAATACGTCGTAAAACTGCATGTACATGCGCAGTCAAATAAGGTGGCGGCGCAGTTGTACAAATAAAAGATCGACTGAGATTTTTGATGATTTCATAAACTTTATTGCTACATGCAACAAATGATCCGAAAGACCCAAGAGCCTTACCACATGAATGTGTGCTCACAATATGGTCTCCTCGATACAAAAGTTCTTCAAGCAAACCAGCACCAGACTTCCCGAATACTCCGGTCGCGTGCGCCTCGTCCACCATCAAAAATGCTTGATATTTTCGTGCGAGAAAATCAAGTGATGCGATATCACTCATCTGACCGCTGGTACTAAAAATACTCTCCGTAATAATTGCACGCGGCTTGTTTGAATCTTTTTTTAACGCATCTTCAAGATGATCAAGATCACCGTGTCGATAAAGAAATTTATCGCCATTACTAAGCCTTACTCCATCAATAATACTTGCATGATTAAACTCGTCAGAAAAGATTATGCATCCCGAAAAAAGTATAGATATCGCTGCCAAATTTGCTTGGTAGCCGTTGGCGAAAAACAGAGCACAGGGTCGATTAACAAAGCGAGCGAATCTTTCTTCAAGCTTAAGCAGATTTTCAGAGTTACCCGATACAAGCCGAGATCCTGTAGAACACCAGGTATTTTCATGCGAAAAAAACTGCGAAAGCTCTTTTTTGATATCTGGATCTGATTTTAATGACAGATAATCATTCGAGCAGAAATCAATACCGTTCAGCACACGAAAATCACGTTGACACTTCTCAGCCCTTTGATGAAGAAAAAAAACATGATGATCAGCAGAAAACATCACTGTCATCCATCGGTAAAAGTCCCAACTCTTCAAGCATTGCGTGATCTTTCTCGAGCAAAATATTATTGGTCACAAGCAATGAGTCATCAATGAAAACTGAATTAGCTCCCGCATAAAAGCACAAAAACTGCTCTATCACGCTTCTATCTTTACGGCCCGCGCTTAAACGAATTCTCGAGCGAGGAATAAAAATGCGAGCACAAGCAATAGTACGAAGAAGTTCGTAAAATGAACAATCCTGTGCATGAGCAAATTTTGTGCCATCAATTTTTACAAGTGTATTGATAGTGATGCTCTCAGCTTGCGGGGTGAGATTAGCAAGCGTGCATAAAAAAGAAATCCGATCTTCTTTACTTTCATCTAAACCAAGTATGCCACCAGTGCACACGCTAAGGCCTGCATCTCGAGCAATCTGTATAGTGTTAAGCCTATCATCATAAGTGCGCGTTGAAACGATCTTATGATAGTGCTCACGCGAGGTATCGAGATTATGATTGTATGCATAAACACCAGCTTCTTTAAGGGCATATGCTTGCGTCTGATTAAGCATGCCAAGTGAACAGCATACTTGTAAACCAAGCGCATTCACCTCTCTTGCCGCTCTTATAATTCGCTGCAGCAGATCGCCATCTTTTAAGCCTCTGAAAGCTGCGGCCATACAAAAGCGAGTTGCGCCGTCCGCTTTAGCTTTTTTTGCATGAGCAATAATGGTCTCATGCGCCATAAATGATGTTCGCATGCCTAATCTAATCTTCGCTGACTGGCCACAGTAGCCGCAATCTTCAGGACACCCGCCAGTCTTAAGTGAGATCAAGCGACAAAGCTCTATTTTTCCTGGCACATGATGATCGCGATGCGTATTATGTGCTCGAAACAAAAGTTCCATCAACGACAAATCGTAGGTTTTGCGTATTTGTTCTGTAGTAAACATGAAAGCAGAACTAGTGCCCTATTTCAAATTACTCAATAAGGATATAAATAAATCCATAAAACAAGAATATTTTTTATCCATTGTTTTAATGGTTGAATAGTTTAACTATTGAGGAGTTCATGTGAAGCTTGAAAAATTTCTAAACACCTATCCTATTTGGGCAGCGTATAAACTCCATGAGCGTCTCGTCGCACCAATGCAAAAAATCTTAAAACAACGTGAACTCACATTTTTGCAATCACTTATTCTCGCAGCCATCTATTTTGAAAACTCACCAGTATCACCAAGTGAACTGGTAAAATTATTTGGCACAAGCCTTCCCAATATGAGCCATAGCCTTAAACATTTACGCACACTAGGTCTTGTTGAAAGAAGCGTGGATAGCGTAGACTCACGCAGAATTAAATACATTTTGACAACACCCGCACACTCTAGTCTAGAGGGTATTATTGCTTTACATCATAACGCACAAGAAGATTTCGAGCGCAAACTTTCAACGCATGAGATAACAATTTGGTGTGAGTTTGCTAAAAGATTTACCCAAAGGTGATGGCCACACATGATAGACATATAGCTGACCTTTCAATAGCTAGGATTGATATTATTACCACTATTCAATCAAGCAACGAATTATCTCCGCGCAGCATTTAAATGATCGCAAAAGTTGTTTGCGCTTTTCATAAGATATAAAAGGACCGTTAAAGCCATTCTCTACAAGTACAGAGGTATGGATTGAAGCCTGCTTCCTT
Proteins encoded in this region:
- the bioB gene encoding biotin synthase BioB; the encoded protein is MFTTEQIRKTYDLSLMELLFRAHNTHRDHHVPGKIELCRLISLKTGGCPEDCGYCGQSAKIRLGMRTSFMAHETIIAHAKKAKADGATRFCMAAAFRGLKDGDLLQRIIRAAREVNALGLQVCCSLGMLNQTQAYALKEAGVYAYNHNLDTSREHYHKIVSTRTYDDRLNTIQIARDAGLSVCTGGILGLDESKEDRISFLCTLANLTPQAESITINTLVKIDGTKFAHAQDCSFYELLRTIACARIFIPRSRIRLSAGRKDRSVIEQFLCFYAGANSVFIDDSLLVTNNILLEKDHAMLEELGLLPMDDSDVFC
- a CDS encoding MarR family transcriptional regulator — translated: MKLEKFLNTYPIWAAYKLHERLVAPMQKILKQRELTFLQSLILAAIYFENSPVSPSELVKLFGTSLPNMSHSLKHLRTLGLVERSVDSVDSRRIKYILTTPAHSSLEGIIALHHNAQEDFERKLSTHEITIWCEFAKRFTQR